One genomic region from Syngnathus typhle isolate RoL2023-S1 ecotype Sweden linkage group LG17, RoL_Styp_1.0, whole genome shotgun sequence encodes:
- the rpain gene encoding RPA-interacting protein isoform X2 — translation MESSQRHRSLYKGTTPPWKETYRKRCVERLKGSRSRLLDRYRKMGEGSKCSGPATSFIVQEVMEEEWSALQSEDRKLPSLWGPKGMTELDNIMKDHDELAVLEEIQQELLTYEMSIIEEYERNQQFEQQYISSVVEGMEVAHVICPMCHMSNLNINSHFISCPCGLYINTKMKNITADVLRQLLESRVTEHMEGCSSNPVFSLASNADASPNLLISCKVCDYLSIIL, via the exons ATGGAGTCTTCGCAGAGACATCGCTCGCTTTATAAGGGAACAACCCCGCCGTGGAAAGAAACATACCGCAAG cGATGCGTAGAGAGGCTCAAGGGTAGCAGGTCGAGATTGCTCGACCGATATCGCAAGATGGGTGAGGGTTCCAAATGCAGCGGCCCCGCGACCTCCTTCATTGTACAGGAGGTCATGGAAGAGGAATGGAGCGCGCTGCAGTCCGAAGATAGGAAATTACCGTCCTTATGGGGTCCAAAGGGAATGACAGAG TTGGACAACATTATGAAGGACCATGATGAACTGGCAGTTTTAGAGGAGATCCAGCAGGAGCTTCTGACCTATG AAATGTCTATTATTGAAGAGTACGAGAGAAACCAACAATTTGAGCAGCAGTACATATCATCTGTTGTGGAAGGAATGGAAGTGGCTCATGTTATTTGTCCCATGTGCCACAT GAGCAACTTGAATATCAACAGTCATTTTATATCCTGTCCATGTGGACTGTACATAAATACAAAG ATGAAGAACATCACCGCAGATGTCCTACGGCAACTTCTCGAATCCAGAGTTACGGAGCACATGGAAGGCTGCTCCTCCAATCCTGTTTTTTCATTAGCATCAAATGCAGATGCCTCTCCCAACCTGCTAATAAGTTGCAAG GTTTGTGACTACCTCTCCATCATCCTGTGA
- the nsfa gene encoding vesicle-fusing ATPase isoform X1, whose amino-acid sequence MAARTMQAARCPTDELSLTNCAVVSEKDLQSGQHVTVKTAPNHKFVFTVKTHHTVAPGSVAFSLPQRKWAGLSIGQEVEVSNYNFDKSRQCIGAMTIEIDFLQKKSTDSSPYDSDKMAAEFIQKFNSQAFSVTQQLVFSFCDKLFGLVVKDIEAMDATILKGEAPSGKKPQKIDAGLLVGNSQVIFEKAESSSLTLVGKAKTKEARQTIINPDWNFEKMGIGGLDKEFSDIFRRAFASRVFPPDIVEQMGCKHVKGILLFGPPGCGKTLMARQIGQMLNAREPKIVNGPEILNKYVGESEANIRKLFADAEDEQKRLGANSGLHIIIFDELDAICKQRGTGASSTGVHDTVVNQLLSKIDGVEQLNNILVIGMTNRPDLIDDALMRPGRFEVKMEIGLPDEKGRVQILTIHTNKMRNFDLLAQDVNIPELASETKNYSGAELEGLVRAAQSTAMNRHIKATSTVEVDMERAEKLKVTRDDFLGSLNNDIKPAFGTNQEDYSNYIMNGIIKWGDPVTHVLDDGELLVQQTKNSDRTPLVTVLLEGPPHSGKTALAAKIAEDSQFPFIKLCSPDKMIGHSEISKCQAIKKVFDDAYKSQLSCVVVDDIERLLDYVPIGPRFSNLVLQALLVLLKKAPPKGRKLLIIGTTSRKDVLQEMEMLDAFSTTIHIPNISTGEQLVDALELLGSFSDKERASIAQQLKGKRVWIGIKKLVVLIEMSLQMDQDYRVTKFVSLLRDEGALNEGNQIRI is encoded by the exons ATGGCGGCCCGG ACCATGCAAGCGGCACGATGCCCGACAGACGAGTTGTCGCTGACAAATTGTGCCGTGGTCAGCGAGAAGGATCTGCAGTCTGGACA ACACGTGACTGTGAAGACCGCGCCCAACCACAAATTTGTGTTTACAGTCAAGACCCACCACACTGTGGCACCTGGTTCAGTTGCATTCAGCCTGCCACAG CGAAAATGGGCTGGTCTCTCCATCGGCCAGGAAGTGGAAG TGTCCAACTACAACTTTGACAAGTCCAGGCAGTGCATCGGTGCCATGACAATCGAAATTGACTTCCTGCAGAAGAAGAGTACAGACTCTTCACCTTATGACTCAGACAAGATGGCTGCCGAGTTCATCCAGAAGTTCAACAGCCAGGCCTTTTCTGTCACACAGCAG CTGGTGTTCAGCTTCTGTGACAAACTTTTTGGACTGGTTGTCAAAGACATTGAGGCGATGGATGCCACCATCCTCAAAGGTGAAGCACCCTCTGGAAAGAAACCACAGAAG atTGATGCTGGGCTGCTGGTGGGCAACAGTCAGGTGATTTTTGAGAAGGCAGAGAGTTCATCCTTGACACTTGTTG GTAAGGCAAAGACCAAGGAAGCACGTCAGACAATCATCAACCCAGACTGGAACTTTGAGAAAATGGGCATTGGAGGTCTGGATAAGGAATTCTCTGACATTTTCCGGAGAGCTTTTGCTTCTCGAGTCTTCCCTCCTGACATTGTGGAGCAGATGG GCTGTAAGCACGTGAAGGGTATCTTGCTGTTCGGACCTCCAGGCTGTGGTAAAACCCTAATGGCTAGGCAGATTGGCCAAATGCTTAACGCCCGGGAGCCAAAGATCGTCAACGGCCCTGAAATCCTCAACAAATACGTGGGAGAGTCCGAGGCCAACATCCGCAAGTTGTTCGCCGACGCAGAGGACGAGCAAAAGCGG CTGGGAGCTAACAGCGGCCTTCATATCATCATTTTTGATGAGCTGGATGCCATTTGCAAACAGAGAGGCACGGGTGCGAGCAGCACGGGTGTGCACGATACTGTGGTAAACCAGCTCCTGTCCAAGATTGATGGTGTGGAGCAACTTAACAACATCCTGGTCATCG GGATGACCAACAGGCCTGACCTGATCGACGATGCCCTCATGAGGCCTGGGAGGTTTGAGGTCAAGATGGAAATTG GTCTTCCTGATGAGAAAGGCCGCGTTCAAATTCTCACAATTCATACTAATAAGATGCGAAACTTCGACCTGCTGGCTCAAGATGTCAACATACCAGAGCTGGCATCTGAAACCAAGAATTACAGTGGAGCCGAGCTGGAGGGACTGGTCAGGGCCGCCCAGTCCACTGCCATGAACAGACATATCAAG gcgaCATCTACAGTTGAGGTTGACATGGAGAGGGCAGAGAAGCTGAAGGTCACCAGAGATGACTTCTTAGGATCCCTTAACAATGACATTAAACCA GCGTTTGGCACAAACCAGGAGGATTACTCCAACTACATCATGAATGGCATCATCAAATGGGGTGACCCAGTTACACATGTCCTCGATGATGGAGAGCTGCTGGTACAGCAGACCAAGAACAGTGATCGCACACCGCTGGTGACTGTGCTACTGGAAG GTCCACCTCACAGTGGAAAGACAGCTTTGGCAGCCAAGATTGCAGAGGACTCCCAGTTCCCCTTCATTAAGCTCTGTTCTCCAGACAAGATGATTGGACACTCGGAGATCTCCAAGTGCCAGGCAATCAAAAAG GTCTTTGATGACGCTTACAAATCCCAGCTCAGCTGTGTGGTGGTTGATGACATCGAACGTCTCCTCGATTATGTCCCAATTGGACCGCGTTTCTCCAATTTGGTTCTTCAAGCCTTGTTGGTGCTCCTGAAGAAAGCACCTCCCAAG GGTCGGAAGCTGCTCATCATTGGCACCACCAGCAGGAAAGACGTCCTGCAGGAGATGGAGATGTTGGATGCCTTCAGCACCACCATACACATCCCTAACATCTCCACTGGGGAGCAGCTCGTCGACGCTTTAGAG ctGTTGGGGAGTTTCTCAGACAAAGAAAGGGCCAGCATCGCACAGCAGCTTAAAGGAAAGCGAGTTTGGATCGGCATTAAGAAACTCGTCGTGCTTATCGAGATGTCGCTGCAG ATGGACCAAGATTACAGAGTGACCAAATTCGTGTCTCTGCTGAGAGATGAGGGGGC GTTGAATGAAGGCAATCAAATCCGAATTTAA
- the nsfa gene encoding vesicle-fusing ATPase isoform X2, with product MAARTMQAARCPTDELSLTNCAVVSEKDLQSGQHVTVKTAPNHKFVFTVKTHHTVAPGSVAFSLPQRKWAGLSIGQEVEVSNYNFDKSRQCIGAMTIEIDFLQKKSTDSSPYDSDKMAAEFIQKFNSQAFSVTQQLVFSFCDKLFGLVVKDIEAMDATILKGEAPSGKKPQKIDAGLLVGNSQVIFEKAESSSLTLVGKAKTKEARQTIINPDWNFEKMGIGGLDKEFSDIFRRAFASRVFPPDIVEQMGCKHVKGILLFGPPGCGKTLMARQIGQMLNAREPKIVNGPEILNKYVGESEANIRKLFADAEDEQKRLGANSGLHIIIFDELDAICKQRGTGASSTGVHDTVVNQLLSKIDGVEQLNNILVIGMTNRPDLIDDALMRPGRFEVKMEIGLPDEKGRVQILTIHTNKMRNFDLLAQDVNIPELASETKNYSGAELEGLVRAAQSTAMNRHIKATSTVEVDMERAEKLKVTRDDFLGSLNNDIKPAFGTNQEDYSNYIMNGIIKWGDPVTHVLDDGELLVQQTKNSDRTPLVTVLLEGPPHSGKTALAAKIAEDSQFPFIKLCSPDKMIGHSEISKCQAIKKVFDDAYKSQLSCVVVDDIERLLDYVPIGPRFSNLVLQALLVLLKKAPPKGRKLLIIGTTSRKDVLQEMEMLDAFSTTIHIPNISTGEQLVDALELLGSFSDKERASIAQQLKGKRVWIGIKKLVVLIEMSLQMDQDYRVTKFVSLLRDEGAGRSFYE from the exons ATGGCGGCCCGG ACCATGCAAGCGGCACGATGCCCGACAGACGAGTTGTCGCTGACAAATTGTGCCGTGGTCAGCGAGAAGGATCTGCAGTCTGGACA ACACGTGACTGTGAAGACCGCGCCCAACCACAAATTTGTGTTTACAGTCAAGACCCACCACACTGTGGCACCTGGTTCAGTTGCATTCAGCCTGCCACAG CGAAAATGGGCTGGTCTCTCCATCGGCCAGGAAGTGGAAG TGTCCAACTACAACTTTGACAAGTCCAGGCAGTGCATCGGTGCCATGACAATCGAAATTGACTTCCTGCAGAAGAAGAGTACAGACTCTTCACCTTATGACTCAGACAAGATGGCTGCCGAGTTCATCCAGAAGTTCAACAGCCAGGCCTTTTCTGTCACACAGCAG CTGGTGTTCAGCTTCTGTGACAAACTTTTTGGACTGGTTGTCAAAGACATTGAGGCGATGGATGCCACCATCCTCAAAGGTGAAGCACCCTCTGGAAAGAAACCACAGAAG atTGATGCTGGGCTGCTGGTGGGCAACAGTCAGGTGATTTTTGAGAAGGCAGAGAGTTCATCCTTGACACTTGTTG GTAAGGCAAAGACCAAGGAAGCACGTCAGACAATCATCAACCCAGACTGGAACTTTGAGAAAATGGGCATTGGAGGTCTGGATAAGGAATTCTCTGACATTTTCCGGAGAGCTTTTGCTTCTCGAGTCTTCCCTCCTGACATTGTGGAGCAGATGG GCTGTAAGCACGTGAAGGGTATCTTGCTGTTCGGACCTCCAGGCTGTGGTAAAACCCTAATGGCTAGGCAGATTGGCCAAATGCTTAACGCCCGGGAGCCAAAGATCGTCAACGGCCCTGAAATCCTCAACAAATACGTGGGAGAGTCCGAGGCCAACATCCGCAAGTTGTTCGCCGACGCAGAGGACGAGCAAAAGCGG CTGGGAGCTAACAGCGGCCTTCATATCATCATTTTTGATGAGCTGGATGCCATTTGCAAACAGAGAGGCACGGGTGCGAGCAGCACGGGTGTGCACGATACTGTGGTAAACCAGCTCCTGTCCAAGATTGATGGTGTGGAGCAACTTAACAACATCCTGGTCATCG GGATGACCAACAGGCCTGACCTGATCGACGATGCCCTCATGAGGCCTGGGAGGTTTGAGGTCAAGATGGAAATTG GTCTTCCTGATGAGAAAGGCCGCGTTCAAATTCTCACAATTCATACTAATAAGATGCGAAACTTCGACCTGCTGGCTCAAGATGTCAACATACCAGAGCTGGCATCTGAAACCAAGAATTACAGTGGAGCCGAGCTGGAGGGACTGGTCAGGGCCGCCCAGTCCACTGCCATGAACAGACATATCAAG gcgaCATCTACAGTTGAGGTTGACATGGAGAGGGCAGAGAAGCTGAAGGTCACCAGAGATGACTTCTTAGGATCCCTTAACAATGACATTAAACCA GCGTTTGGCACAAACCAGGAGGATTACTCCAACTACATCATGAATGGCATCATCAAATGGGGTGACCCAGTTACACATGTCCTCGATGATGGAGAGCTGCTGGTACAGCAGACCAAGAACAGTGATCGCACACCGCTGGTGACTGTGCTACTGGAAG GTCCACCTCACAGTGGAAAGACAGCTTTGGCAGCCAAGATTGCAGAGGACTCCCAGTTCCCCTTCATTAAGCTCTGTTCTCCAGACAAGATGATTGGACACTCGGAGATCTCCAAGTGCCAGGCAATCAAAAAG GTCTTTGATGACGCTTACAAATCCCAGCTCAGCTGTGTGGTGGTTGATGACATCGAACGTCTCCTCGATTATGTCCCAATTGGACCGCGTTTCTCCAATTTGGTTCTTCAAGCCTTGTTGGTGCTCCTGAAGAAAGCACCTCCCAAG GGTCGGAAGCTGCTCATCATTGGCACCACCAGCAGGAAAGACGTCCTGCAGGAGATGGAGATGTTGGATGCCTTCAGCACCACCATACACATCCCTAACATCTCCACTGGGGAGCAGCTCGTCGACGCTTTAGAG ctGTTGGGGAGTTTCTCAGACAAAGAAAGGGCCAGCATCGCACAGCAGCTTAAAGGAAAGCGAGTTTGGATCGGCATTAAGAAACTCGTCGTGCTTATCGAGATGTCGCTGCAG ATGGACCAAGATTACAGAGTGACCAAATTCGTGTCTCTGCTGAGAGATGAGGGGGC TGGTCGCAGCTTTTATGAATAG
- the rpain gene encoding RPA-interacting protein isoform X1 gives MESSQRHRSLYKGTTPPWKETYRKRCVERLKGSRSRLLDRYRKMGEGSKCSGPATSFIVQEVMEEEWSALQSEDRKLPSLWGPKGMTELDNIMKDHDELAVLEEIQQELLTYEMSIIEEYERNQQFEQQYISSVVEGMEVAHVICPMCHMSNLNINSHFISCPCGLYINTKMKNITADVLRQLLESRVTEHMEGCSSNPVFSLASNADASPNLLISCKVQHLVAKFFFALFLPICSLTPFHV, from the exons ATGGAGTCTTCGCAGAGACATCGCTCGCTTTATAAGGGAACAACCCCGCCGTGGAAAGAAACATACCGCAAG cGATGCGTAGAGAGGCTCAAGGGTAGCAGGTCGAGATTGCTCGACCGATATCGCAAGATGGGTGAGGGTTCCAAATGCAGCGGCCCCGCGACCTCCTTCATTGTACAGGAGGTCATGGAAGAGGAATGGAGCGCGCTGCAGTCCGAAGATAGGAAATTACCGTCCTTATGGGGTCCAAAGGGAATGACAGAG TTGGACAACATTATGAAGGACCATGATGAACTGGCAGTTTTAGAGGAGATCCAGCAGGAGCTTCTGACCTATG AAATGTCTATTATTGAAGAGTACGAGAGAAACCAACAATTTGAGCAGCAGTACATATCATCTGTTGTGGAAGGAATGGAAGTGGCTCATGTTATTTGTCCCATGTGCCACAT GAGCAACTTGAATATCAACAGTCATTTTATATCCTGTCCATGTGGACTGTACATAAATACAAAG ATGAAGAACATCACCGCAGATGTCCTACGGCAACTTCTCGAATCCAGAGTTACGGAGCACATGGAAGGCTGCTCCTCCAATCCTGTTTTTTCATTAGCATCAAATGCAGATGCCTCTCCCAACCTGCTAATAAGTTGCAAGGTACAACATTTAGTTGCAAAATTCTTCTTTGCTCTTTTTCTACCCATTTGTAGTTTAACTCCCTTTCACGTATAG
- the LOC133170638 gene encoding cyclin-dependent kinase 5 activator 1-like has protein sequence MGTVLSLSPSYRKAALFEDGPPTVGHYTAVQNSKNAKDAAAAAAKSLKRPSIISVLPWKRIVAVSAKRKGSKKLQSDGGDGGKGCSPDADDVVTSNSASNSSKLKKSQSCANLSSYSSNQDPSATTLTTSSHLPTSKTLINVATVAAKKNSLTGSGIQPSTAVGTPKRVIVQASTSELMRSLGEFLCRRCYRLKRLSPTDPVLWLRSVDRSLLLQGWQDQGFITPANVVFLYMLCRDVVSAEVASERELQASLLTCLYLSYSYMGNEISYPLKPFLVEAEKEAFWDRCLEIINRMSGKMLQINTDPHFFTQVFADLKNESKKEEEKTKLFIGLDR, from the exons ATGGGTACAGTTCTGTCCCTTTCCCCCAGCTACCGTAAGGCAGCCCTGTTTGAGGACGGCCCACCCACAGTGGGTCACTACACAGCGGTCCAGAACAGCAAGAACGCAAAGGATGCTGCGGCAGCTGCTGCCAAATCCCTCAAACGCCCCTCCATCATCAgtgtgttgccatggaaacgaaTTGTGGCCGTATCAGCCAAGAGGAAAGGATCCAAGAAACTGCAGTCCGACGGGGGCGACGGCGGGAAAGGATGCTCGCCGGACGCCGATGACGTCGTCACCTCTAATTCGGCTTCGAACAGCTCGAAGCTGAAGAAATCTCAGTCCTGTGCAAACCTTTCCTCTTACTCTTCCAACCAGGATCCCTCAGCCACCACCTTGACTACCTCCTCTCACCTCCCCACCTCCAAGACCCTCATTAATGTAGCTACAGTCGCTGCGAAAAAGAATTCCCTAACTGGCTCCGGGATCCAACCTTCCACTGCGGTTGGTACGCCAAAGCGTGTCATTGTTCAG GCCTCCACCAGTGAGCTGATGCGGAGCCTGGGAGAATTCCTGTGCCGTCGTTGTTATCGTCTAAAGCGTCTCTCGCCGACCGATCCCGTGCTGTGGCTGCGCAGCGTCGACCGCTCCCTCCTCCTTCAGGGTTGGCAGGATCAGGGCTTCATAACACCGGCCAACGTGGTCTTCCTCTACATGTTGTGCCGCGACGTGGTCTCCGCCGAGGTGGCCTCGGAGCGTGAGCTGCAGGCCTCGCTGCTCACGTGCCTCTACCTGTCCTACTCCTACATGGGCAACGAGATCTCCTACCCGTTGAAGCCCTTCTTGGTGGAGGCCGAGAAGGAGGCCTTCTGGGACCGCTGCCTGGAGATCATCAACCGCATGAGCGGCAAGATGCTCCAGATCAACACCGACCCGCACTTCTTCACCCAGGTGTTTGCTGACCTGAAGAATGAGAGCaagaaagaagaggagaagacCAAACTCTTTATAGGCCTTGACCGATAA